Proteins from a genomic interval of Kitasatospora kifunensis:
- a CDS encoding acyl carrier protein: protein MNGPVTFEELATLMKGRAGLSVDAAELASQPDTPFDQFGLDSLGLLGIVSELENRYGQPIGNEPESCKTPEDFLTLVNDQLTAGA from the coding sequence ATGAACGGCCCCGTGACCTTCGAAGAACTCGCCACGCTGATGAAGGGCCGGGCTGGCCTGTCGGTCGACGCCGCCGAGCTGGCGAGCCAGCCCGACACGCCCTTCGACCAGTTCGGCCTCGACTCGCTCGGTCTGCTGGGCATCGTCTCCGAGTTGGAGAACCGCTACGGCCAGCCGATCGGCAACGAGCCGGAGAGCTGCAAGACCCCCGAGGACTTCCTCACCCTCGTCAACGACCAACTCACCGCTGGAGCCTGA
- a CDS encoding TcmI family type II polyketide cyclase — protein MHRALIVARMKPDAAPDIARTFADSDRGELPELIGVTGRSLFQFGDLYLHLIEAERPPGPEVAKLTGHPEFRNVSERLTAYVQAYDPQTWREPKDAMAREFYRWERGTTA, from the coding sequence ATGCACCGCGCTCTGATCGTCGCCCGGATGAAGCCCGACGCGGCCCCGGACATCGCCAGGACCTTCGCGGACTCCGACCGCGGCGAACTCCCCGAACTCATCGGGGTCACAGGCCGCAGCCTGTTCCAGTTCGGCGACCTGTACCTGCATCTGATCGAGGCCGAGCGGCCACCGGGCCCCGAGGTGGCCAAGCTGACCGGTCACCCCGAGTTCCGCAACGTCAGCGAGCGGCTCACCGCCTACGTCCAGGCCTACGACCCGCAGACCTGGCGGGAACCGAAGGACGCGATGGCCCGCGAGTTCTACCGCTGGGAGCGCGGCACCACCGCGTGA
- a CDS encoding SchA/CurD-like domain-containing protein, with protein MRSGPGTLRRCLDRARGTRTVTTLTDRQTPPPTAGTESRLRVVLLLDVHDGQEQRFLAAYEQIRHQVANVPGHISDQLCQSLGNASQWLITSEWEAAEPFLSWVESAAHRTVVEPLHQCVSDTRSLRFVIARETPEPAANHLVPLKVKVTATDRPRAAATDPLPTPPLSSGGVVRHALTFTVKPGSERAVADILAGYRSPQAQVDHTTRLLRTSLFMRGNRVVRAVEVQGDLGNALRHVAMQPEVRAVEEAVNPHLEEARDFADPTSTRAFFARAALPAVHHLGGEGALGEVTRSAFLYPVRPGHGAAAAQLLAEHDKTAVGDAEHPLAASTMFLSEGVLVRLVDLRVPYRQAPAQAAGLLPGSPLTALSRYLDLPADADLESAAGITRFLTDCAMDLITDRKSPAIDRTSPSADPHALGAAPSFAATGE; from the coding sequence ATGCGATCAGGCCCCGGAACCCTGCGCAGGTGCCTGGATCGAGCGAGAGGAACTAGGACCGTGACGACCCTGACCGACAGGCAAACCCCACCGCCCACCGCCGGCACCGAATCCCGGCTGCGCGTCGTGCTGCTGCTGGACGTCCATGACGGCCAGGAACAGCGTTTTCTGGCCGCCTACGAGCAGATCCGCCATCAGGTGGCGAACGTACCCGGCCACATCAGCGACCAACTGTGCCAGTCGCTCGGCAACGCCTCGCAGTGGCTCATCACCAGCGAATGGGAGGCCGCGGAGCCGTTCCTGAGCTGGGTGGAGAGCGCCGCCCACCGCACGGTGGTGGAGCCGCTCCACCAGTGCGTCAGCGACACCCGTTCGCTGCGGTTCGTCATCGCCCGGGAGACCCCCGAGCCCGCCGCCAACCACCTGGTCCCGCTCAAGGTCAAGGTGACCGCCACCGACCGGCCCCGCGCGGCGGCGACCGACCCGCTGCCGACTCCGCCGCTGTCCAGTGGCGGCGTGGTGCGCCACGCGCTGACCTTCACGGTCAAGCCCGGTAGCGAGCGGGCCGTCGCCGACATCCTGGCCGGCTACCGCTCCCCGCAGGCCCAGGTCGACCACACCACGCGGCTCCTGCGCACCTCGCTGTTCATGCGCGGCAACCGCGTGGTGCGGGCCGTCGAGGTCCAGGGCGACCTGGGCAACGCGCTGCGGCACGTGGCGATGCAGCCCGAGGTGCGCGCCGTCGAGGAGGCCGTCAACCCCCATTTGGAGGAGGCCCGCGACTTCGCCGACCCGACCTCCACCCGCGCGTTCTTCGCCCGTGCGGCGCTGCCCGCGGTGCACCACCTCGGCGGCGAAGGCGCACTGGGCGAGGTCACCCGTTCGGCCTTCCTCTACCCCGTGCGCCCCGGCCACGGCGCCGCGGCGGCGCAACTGCTCGCCGAACACGACAAGACGGCGGTCGGCGATGCGGAGCACCCGCTGGCGGCCAGCACGATGTTCCTGAGCGAGGGCGTCCTGGTGCGGCTGGTCGACCTGCGAGTCCCCTACCGGCAGGCCCCCGCGCAGGCGGCCGGCCTGCTCCCCGGCAGCCCGCTCACCGCCCTGAGCCGGTACCTGGACCTGCCCGCCGACGCGGACCTGGAGAGCGCCGCGGGGATCACCCGCTTCCTGACCGACTGCGCGATGGACCTGATCACCGACCGCAAGTCCCCGGCCATCGACCGCACGTCCCCGTCCGCCGACCCGCACGCCCTGGGCGCCGCACCGTCCTTCGCCGCCACCGGAGAGTGA
- a CDS encoding methyltransferase: MRLRELVFGAACAAAVRAAAGLGVADALGETPATADELAATLAIEPRPLTRLLRALSCYGIFAETEDGRFVHTEMSRLLQEEAPNSLRYIALWCTAPWTWEAWPRLDEAVRSGESVFPNLYGKEFFDYLHDDATDTARVFDKAMTHSSRQSADDIAQFVDLTGVNSVVDIGGGQGHVLASLLERYPQLHGALLDLPTVVANADPRLREGGALASRVRLLPGDCRNEVPIQADMYIIKNILEWDDDSTRRTLRNVVAAARPGARVLVIENLVDDSPSMRFTTAMDLLLLLNVGGAKHSKESLVTLMAEAGLAIGEIRPVNAYLHAFDCTVSG; this comes from the coding sequence ATGCGGCTGCGCGAGCTCGTCTTCGGCGCCGCCTGCGCGGCGGCCGTGCGGGCGGCAGCAGGGCTGGGGGTGGCCGACGCGCTCGGCGAGACCCCGGCCACGGCCGACGAACTGGCGGCGACGCTGGCGATCGAGCCGCGACCGCTGACCCGACTGCTCCGGGCGCTGTCCTGCTACGGCATCTTCGCCGAGACCGAGGACGGTCGCTTCGTCCACACCGAGATGTCCCGCCTGCTGCAGGAGGAGGCCCCCAACAGCCTGCGGTACATCGCCCTGTGGTGCACCGCCCCGTGGACCTGGGAGGCCTGGCCGCGCCTGGACGAGGCGGTCAGGTCCGGGGAGAGCGTCTTCCCCAACCTGTACGGCAAGGAGTTCTTCGACTACCTGCACGACGACGCGACGGACACCGCCCGGGTCTTCGACAAGGCGATGACCCACTCCAGCCGCCAGTCCGCGGACGACATCGCGCAGTTCGTCGACCTGACGGGTGTGAACTCGGTGGTGGACATCGGCGGTGGCCAGGGCCATGTGCTCGCCAGTCTGCTGGAGCGCTACCCGCAGCTGCACGGCGCGCTGCTCGACCTGCCCACGGTGGTGGCGAACGCCGATCCGCGCCTGCGCGAGGGCGGCGCGCTCGCCTCGCGGGTTCGGCTGCTGCCGGGCGACTGCCGCAATGAGGTCCCGATCCAGGCCGATATGTACATCATCAAGAACATCCTGGAGTGGGACGACGACAGCACCCGGCGCACCCTGCGCAACGTGGTGGCGGCCGCGCGCCCGGGCGCCAGGGTCCTGGTGATCGAGAACCTGGTCGACGACAGTCCCTCGATGCGGTTCACCACGGCCATGGACCTGCTCCTGCTGCTCAACGTCGGGGGCGCCAAGCACTCCAAGGAGAGCCTGGTCACCCTGATGGCGGAGGCCGGCCTGGCGATCGGCGAGATCCGCCCGGTCAACGCCTACCTGCACGCCTTCGACTGCACCGTCTCGGGCTGA
- a CDS encoding acetyl-CoA carboxylase biotin carboxyl carrier protein encodes MKPERVEWERRELARREEDRRELAREDRRHAGMNGTKPEPPAPAPGEVLDAVCRNVAQLAKAAPAPPRRIRMQDGQTSVEVEWPDPVAPGGPALPGGEQPGDPAEEEQDTHTYVRAPMVGTFYHASSPESPPFVSIGDLVQPGQPVGILEAMKMMSTITSAVGGKVVEMVAPNAQPVEFDQRLIALEPVTVEEEG; translated from the coding sequence GTGAAGCCGGAACGTGTGGAGTGGGAACGCCGCGAGCTCGCCCGCCGCGAGGAGGACCGCCGTGAGCTGGCCCGCGAGGACAGACGACACGCCGGCATGAACGGCACCAAGCCCGAGCCGCCGGCACCCGCCCCCGGCGAGGTGCTGGACGCGGTCTGCCGCAACGTGGCGCAACTGGCCAAGGCCGCACCGGCTCCGCCGCGGCGGATCAGGATGCAGGACGGGCAGACCAGCGTCGAGGTCGAGTGGCCGGACCCGGTCGCCCCGGGCGGCCCGGCGCTGCCGGGCGGCGAGCAGCCCGGCGACCCGGCGGAGGAGGAGCAGGACACGCACACGTACGTCCGCGCCCCGATGGTCGGCACCTTCTACCACGCCAGCTCGCCGGAGTCGCCGCCGTTCGTCAGCATCGGCGATCTGGTCCAACCCGGCCAGCCGGTAGGGATCCTGGAGGCGATGAAGATGATGAGCACCATCACCTCGGCCGTCGGCGGCAAGGTGGTGGAGATGGTCGCGCCGAACGCGCAGCCGGTGGAGTTCGACCAGCGCCTGATCGCGCTCGAGCCCGTGACCGTCGAGGAGGAGGGCTAA
- a CDS encoding SRPBCC family protein: MTGHTENEILIAAPVGLTWDLTNDIERWPQLFSEYASVEVLERQGGKVTFRLTMHPDENGQIWSWVSEREADRSALTVQARRVETGPFEHMDIRWEYREVNGGTAMRWIQDFAMKPTAPVDDAKMTDHINRNSKIQMELIRDKVEKHARETGRGAPAPVPN; this comes from the coding sequence ATGACCGGCCACACCGAGAACGAGATCCTGATCGCCGCCCCCGTGGGCCTGACCTGGGACCTGACCAACGACATCGAGCGCTGGCCGCAGCTGTTCAGCGAGTACGCCTCCGTCGAGGTCCTCGAGCGGCAGGGCGGCAAGGTCACCTTCCGGCTGACCATGCACCCCGACGAGAACGGCCAGATCTGGAGCTGGGTCTCCGAGCGCGAGGCCGACCGCTCGGCGCTCACCGTGCAGGCACGCCGGGTGGAGACCGGCCCGTTCGAGCACATGGACATCCGATGGGAGTACCGGGAGGTCAACGGCGGCACCGCGATGCGCTGGATCCAGGACTTCGCGATGAAGCCCACCGCGCCGGTCGACGACGCCAAGATGACCGACCACATCAACCGCAACTCCAAGATCCAGATGGAGCTCATCCGCGACAAGGTCGAGAAGCACGCGCGCGAGACCGGCCGCGGCGCACCGGCCCCCGTGCCCAACTGA
- a CDS encoding cupin domain-containing protein, whose protein sequence is MTVKPVRIVHLDETQPNRRRGGDLRALLTPTTVGATSGFMGLAIIQPGERIGEHYHPYSEEFVFVVSGALEVDLDGVAHPLRPDQGLMIPRDVRHRFRNVGRTESRMVFHLGPLAPRPELGHVDTEDTTAEAARALQSIPPDPTGAPA, encoded by the coding sequence ATGACCGTTAAGCCCGTACGCATCGTGCACCTCGACGAGACGCAGCCCAACCGCCGCCGCGGCGGCGACCTGCGTGCCCTGCTCACGCCGACCACGGTCGGCGCAACCAGCGGCTTCATGGGCCTGGCGATCATCCAGCCCGGCGAGCGGATCGGCGAGCACTACCACCCGTACTCCGAGGAGTTCGTCTTCGTGGTCAGCGGCGCGCTGGAGGTGGACCTGGACGGCGTGGCGCACCCGCTGCGGCCCGACCAGGGCCTGATGATCCCGCGCGACGTGCGCCACCGCTTCCGCAACGTGGGCCGCACCGAGTCCCGGATGGTCTTCCACCTGGGCCCGCTGGCACCGCGCCCCGAACTCGGCCACGTGGACACCGAGGACACCACCGCCGAGGCGGCCCGCGCCCTGCAATCGATCCCGCCCGACCCGACCGGAGCGCCGGCGTGA
- a CDS encoding beta-ketoacyl-[acyl-carrier-protein] synthase family protein encodes MMRRVAVTGLGVVAPGGIGVQAFWDLLTAGQTATRGITLFDPAGFRSRIAAECDFDAVACGLEPERAERADRYVQFALAAASEALRDSGLDLGVQDPWRIGVSLGSAVGGTTRLEHDYVAVSAGGSRWDVDHRGAGAHLHRAFSPSALASEVAEDIGAHGPVQTVSTGCTSGLDAVGHAFHAIAEGKADIIVAGASDSPISPITVACFDAIKATSTRNDDPAHASRPFDADRDGFVLGEGAAVLLLEELEHAQARGARIYCEIRGFATFGNAYHMTGLTLEGREMSQAIDRALEQAQLDPTDVDYVNAHGSGTKQNDRHETAAVKRSLGTHAYTVPMSSIKSMVGHSLGAIGAIELAACALALTHGVVPPTANYETPDAECDLDYVPRTARAARLRTVLSVGSGFGGFQSAVVLTRADGSQE; translated from the coding sequence GTGATGCGCCGGGTGGCGGTCACCGGCCTGGGCGTGGTCGCTCCCGGTGGCATAGGGGTGCAGGCCTTCTGGGACCTGCTCACCGCCGGCCAGACCGCGACCCGAGGGATCACCCTCTTCGATCCCGCCGGGTTCCGCTCGCGGATCGCCGCCGAGTGCGACTTCGACGCGGTGGCCTGCGGCCTGGAGCCGGAACGGGCCGAACGCGCCGACCGGTACGTGCAGTTCGCGCTGGCCGCGGCCAGCGAGGCGCTGCGCGACTCGGGGCTCGACCTCGGCGTGCAGGACCCCTGGCGGATCGGCGTGTCACTGGGCTCGGCCGTCGGCGGCACCACCCGGCTGGAGCACGACTACGTGGCGGTCAGCGCCGGCGGCAGCCGCTGGGACGTGGACCACCGCGGCGCCGGAGCCCACCTGCACCGCGCCTTCTCCCCCAGCGCGCTCGCCTCCGAGGTCGCCGAGGACATCGGCGCGCACGGCCCCGTGCAGACCGTCTCCACCGGATGCACCTCCGGGCTGGACGCGGTGGGGCACGCCTTCCACGCCATCGCCGAAGGCAAGGCGGACATCATCGTGGCCGGTGCCTCCGACTCGCCGATCTCCCCGATCACGGTGGCCTGCTTCGACGCGATCAAGGCGACCTCGACCCGCAACGACGACCCCGCCCACGCCTCGCGCCCCTTCGACGCGGACCGGGACGGCTTCGTGCTCGGCGAGGGTGCCGCGGTGCTGCTGCTGGAGGAGTTGGAGCACGCTCAGGCCCGCGGTGCCCGGATCTACTGCGAGATCCGCGGCTTCGCCACCTTCGGCAACGCCTACCACATGACCGGGCTCACGCTGGAGGGCCGGGAGATGTCGCAGGCGATCGACCGAGCCCTGGAGCAGGCCCAACTCGACCCCACCGACGTCGACTACGTCAACGCGCACGGCTCGGGCACCAAGCAGAACGACCGGCACGAGACGGCGGCCGTCAAACGCTCGCTGGGCACGCACGCCTACACCGTGCCGATGAGCTCGATCAAGTCGATGGTCGGCCACTCGCTCGGCGCGATCGGCGCGATCGAACTCGCCGCCTGCGCGCTCGCCCTCACCCACGGTGTGGTGCCGCCGACCGCCAACTACGAGACCCCGGACGCCGAGTGCGACCTCGACTACGTGCCGCGCACCGCTCGGGCCGCCCGCCTGCGCACCGTGCTCTCGGTCGGTAGCGGCTTCGGCGGCTTCCAGTCCGCGGTGGTGCTCACCCGTGCCGATGGGAGCCAGGAATGA
- a CDS encoding beta-ketoacyl synthase N-terminal-like domain-containing protein → MSGPRQRPNGRQVVVTGLGVLAPSGVGTDAFWKAVQQGTAVLGPVTREGCTELPLRVAGEVHGFDPAGLIENRFLVQTDRFTHFAMAAAELALEDAQLRTDQQAPFDIGVVTAAGSGGGEFGQGELQNLWGQGPHFVGPYQSIAWFYAASTGQISIRGGFQGPCGVLANDEAGGLDVFAHACRTIRHGTNAVVAGATEAPLAPYSVVCQLGYPELSLAKEPHRAYLPFTDDACGFSPAEGGAMFVVEEEGAALRRGARIRAMVAGHAATFTGTAGWERSRQGLARAIQGALAEAGCAPDEVDVVFADALGVPAADQAEALAIADALGPHGAEVPVTAPKTGYGRAYSAASALDVATAVLSLEHGIVPPTPNITEVRHDLDLVTGHARRMPLRTALVLSRGLMGCNSALVLRRSTEERP, encoded by the coding sequence ATGAGTGGGCCAAGGCAACGGCCGAACGGCCGTCAGGTGGTGGTGACGGGCCTGGGCGTCCTCGCCCCGAGCGGGGTGGGCACCGACGCCTTCTGGAAGGCCGTGCAGCAAGGCACCGCCGTGCTCGGCCCGGTCACCCGGGAGGGCTGTACCGAGTTGCCGCTGCGGGTGGCCGGCGAGGTCCACGGCTTCGACCCCGCCGGGCTGATCGAGAACCGCTTCCTGGTGCAGACCGACCGGTTCACCCACTTCGCCATGGCCGCGGCCGAACTCGCCCTGGAGGACGCCCAGCTGAGGACGGACCAGCAGGCACCGTTCGACATCGGCGTGGTGACGGCCGCGGGCTCCGGCGGCGGCGAGTTCGGCCAGGGCGAGCTGCAGAACCTGTGGGGACAGGGGCCGCACTTCGTGGGCCCCTACCAGTCCATCGCCTGGTTCTACGCGGCCAGCACCGGTCAGATCTCCATCCGCGGCGGCTTCCAGGGGCCGTGCGGTGTGCTCGCCAACGACGAGGCAGGCGGCCTCGACGTCTTCGCGCACGCCTGCCGGACCATCCGGCACGGGACCAACGCGGTGGTCGCCGGCGCCACCGAGGCACCGCTGGCCCCCTACTCGGTGGTCTGCCAACTCGGCTACCCGGAGCTCAGCCTGGCCAAGGAGCCGCACCGGGCGTACCTGCCGTTCACCGACGACGCCTGCGGCTTCTCCCCCGCCGAGGGCGGTGCGATGTTCGTCGTGGAGGAGGAGGGCGCGGCGCTCCGGCGCGGCGCCCGGATCCGGGCCATGGTGGCCGGCCACGCCGCGACCTTCACCGGCACTGCCGGCTGGGAGCGGTCCCGGCAGGGCCTGGCGCGGGCGATCCAGGGCGCGTTGGCCGAGGCGGGCTGCGCGCCCGACGAGGTCGACGTGGTGTTCGCGGACGCCCTCGGAGTCCCCGCGGCCGACCAGGCCGAGGCGCTGGCGATCGCCGACGCGCTCGGCCCGCACGGCGCCGAGGTCCCGGTGACCGCGCCCAAGACCGGCTACGGCCGGGCGTACTCGGCCGCCTCCGCGCTGGACGTCGCCACCGCGGTGCTCTCCCTGGAACACGGCATCGTGCCGCCGACGCCGAACATCACCGAGGTGCGGCACGACCTCGACCTGGTCACCGGCCACGCCCGCCGGATGCCGCTGCGCACCGCGCTGGTGCTCAGCCGTGGCCTGATGGGCTGCAACTCGGCACTGGTGCTGCGGCGCAGCACCGAGGAGCGGCCGTAA
- a CDS encoding acetyl-CoA carboxylase carboxyltransferase subunit alpha, which produces MVEVANPAADPAPAWVQCERCVTLIYGKRFSRALRVCPDCGSHARLTALERLDQLLDPDSAQPLDHIDCVIDPLGFTDTRPYPERLLDAQTATGLREAVLCVQGTIEGHPVVAAAMDFRFLGGSLGCGVGALITEAARTSLRLRIPLLLVTASGGARMQEGVLSLMQMAKTSQALAELDEAGILVVSLVTDPTYGGVAASFATLADVIIAEPGARLGFAGPRVIEQTIGASLPAGFQTAEFLLRHGLVDGVVPRAALRTTLGQLLSLGPPGTATDPAPVSQDPEADPSGGPSGEPFGPRILRSAEELPKTDAWTAVQLARHPERPTTLDYAAHLLDGFRELHGDRIAEDCSAVVGGPGRLNGRPVMLIGHQKGGNDLVERQRRNFGMPSPGGYRKAARLMRMAAKLGLPVVTLIDTPGANPGPEAERGGQAVAIAENLRLMARLPVPIVAVVTGEGGSGGALALAVADRVLICANGIYSVISPEGCAAILWKDSQAAPTAAAALRVDAGELLRLGIVDGVVPEPPGGAHTDHLQAAALLGNAVTAALNELEPWEPQRLLSERRSRFHRFGLDGDPSAEGGSL; this is translated from the coding sequence ATGGTCGAGGTAGCGAATCCGGCGGCCGACCCGGCACCCGCCTGGGTGCAGTGCGAGCGCTGCGTCACTCTCATCTACGGCAAGCGCTTCAGCCGGGCGTTGCGCGTGTGCCCCGACTGCGGATCGCACGCCAGGCTCACCGCACTCGAACGGCTGGACCAGCTTCTCGATCCGGACTCGGCGCAGCCGCTCGACCACATCGACTGCGTCATCGACCCGCTCGGCTTCACCGACACCCGGCCGTATCCGGAGCGGCTGCTGGACGCGCAGACCGCGACCGGGCTACGGGAGGCGGTGCTCTGCGTGCAGGGCACCATCGAGGGCCACCCGGTGGTGGCGGCCGCGATGGACTTCCGCTTCCTCGGCGGCAGCCTCGGCTGCGGGGTCGGCGCGCTGATCACCGAGGCCGCCCGGACCAGTCTGCGGCTGCGGATCCCGCTGCTGCTGGTCACCGCCTCCGGCGGGGCCCGGATGCAGGAGGGCGTGCTGTCGCTGATGCAGATGGCCAAGACCTCGCAGGCGCTGGCCGAACTCGACGAGGCCGGCATCCTGGTGGTCTCCCTGGTCACCGATCCGACCTACGGGGGCGTGGCCGCCTCGTTCGCCACGCTCGCGGATGTGATCATCGCCGAGCCGGGCGCGCGGCTGGGCTTCGCCGGGCCGCGGGTGATCGAGCAGACCATCGGCGCGAGCCTGCCGGCGGGCTTCCAGACCGCGGAGTTCCTGCTCCGCCACGGGCTGGTCGACGGCGTGGTGCCCCGGGCCGCGCTGCGCACCACACTGGGCCAGCTGCTCAGCCTCGGCCCGCCGGGCACCGCCACCGACCCTGCCCCCGTGTCGCAGGACCCTGAGGCCGACCCGTCGGGCGGCCCCTCGGGCGAGCCGTTCGGCCCCCGGATCCTGCGCAGCGCCGAGGAGTTGCCGAAGACCGACGCCTGGACGGCCGTGCAGCTCGCCCGCCATCCCGAGCGTCCCACCACCCTCGACTACGCCGCGCACCTGCTGGACGGCTTCCGCGAACTGCACGGCGACCGGATCGCGGAGGACTGTTCGGCCGTGGTCGGCGGCCCAGGGCGGCTGAACGGACGGCCCGTCATGCTGATCGGGCACCAGAAGGGCGGCAACGACCTGGTCGAGCGCCAGCGCCGCAACTTCGGCATGCCGAGCCCCGGCGGCTACCGCAAGGCGGCCCGGCTGATGCGGATGGCCGCCAAGCTGGGCCTGCCCGTGGTCACGCTGATCGACACACCCGGCGCCAACCCGGGACCGGAGGCGGAGCGCGGCGGCCAGGCGGTCGCCATCGCGGAGAACCTGCGCCTGATGGCCCGGTTGCCGGTGCCGATCGTCGCCGTGGTCACCGGCGAGGGCGGCAGCGGCGGCGCGCTCGCGCTGGCCGTCGCCGACCGGGTGCTGATCTGCGCCAACGGGATCTACTCGGTCATCAGTCCCGAGGGCTGCGCCGCCATCCTCTGGAAGGACTCGCAGGCGGCACCAACTGCGGCGGCGGCTCTGCGCGTCGACGCCGGGGAACTGCTCCGCCTCGGTATCGTCGACGGTGTCGTGCCGGAGCCACCGGGTGGTGCGCACACCGACCACCTGCAGGCCGCTGCCCTGTTGGGCAACGCCGTAACCGCCGCCCTGAACGAGCTGGAGCCGTGGGAGCCGCAGCGACTGCTGAGCGAACGCCGCAGCCGTTTCCACCGCTTCGGGCTCGACGGTGACCCGAGTGCTGAAGGAGGCTCCCTGTGA
- a CDS encoding acetyl-CoA carboxylase biotin carboxylase subunit: protein MFSTVLIANRGEIALRVARACRELGIRTVAVYSTVDRDSAVVRFADQAVQIGPPPAKASYLSIPAIIEAALQTGAQAIHPGYGFLSEDPDFAEVCEANDIVFIGPPAHVMQQLGDKAVARALMAKAGLPVLPGSTDALTSAAEAKELAQQVGYPVILKAVAGGGGRGMAVVEDADGLRHAYRETQAHARAVFGDDRLYLERFVQDARHVEVQVLCDRHGSVIHLGERDCSVQRRHQKLIEESPAPEMPTELREAMWAAAVRGAAAVGFVGAGTFEFVLTPDHEFYLMEINCRLQVEHPVTELVTGVDIVREQITVAAGLPLSVRQDEVRTNGVALECRVNAEDPARDFAPAPGLLTEFVPPGGPFVRIDTHAYPGWRVGPDYDSLLAKAAVWAPDRAQAIARMDRVLEEFRVSGPGVRTTIGFLRSTLAHPLFQTAQHTTGLVASMSEEENGHPAQAAAVPAPVVLG, encoded by the coding sequence ATGTTCTCAACCGTTCTCATCGCCAACCGTGGGGAGATCGCACTGCGGGTGGCCCGCGCCTGCCGCGAACTCGGCATCCGGACGGTGGCGGTGTACTCGACTGTGGACCGCGACTCGGCCGTGGTCCGCTTCGCCGACCAGGCGGTGCAGATCGGGCCGCCGCCCGCGAAGGCGAGCTACCTCAGCATTCCCGCGATCATCGAAGCGGCCCTGCAGACCGGGGCGCAGGCCATCCATCCCGGGTACGGCTTCCTGTCGGAGGATCCGGACTTCGCGGAGGTCTGCGAGGCCAACGACATCGTCTTCATCGGCCCGCCCGCGCACGTGATGCAGCAGCTCGGCGACAAAGCCGTGGCCCGGGCCCTGATGGCCAAGGCCGGGCTGCCCGTACTGCCCGGCAGCACCGATGCGCTGACTTCGGCCGCCGAGGCCAAGGAGCTCGCCCAGCAGGTCGGCTACCCGGTGATCCTCAAGGCGGTCGCCGGGGGCGGCGGTCGCGGCATGGCCGTGGTCGAGGACGCCGACGGCCTGCGGCATGCCTACCGGGAAACCCAGGCGCACGCGCGGGCGGTGTTCGGCGACGACCGTCTCTACCTGGAACGGTTCGTCCAGGACGCGCGCCACGTGGAGGTGCAGGTGCTGTGCGATCGGCACGGCTCGGTGATCCACCTGGGCGAACGCGACTGCTCGGTGCAGCGCCGGCACCAGAAGCTCATCGAGGAGTCCCCGGCGCCCGAGATGCCGACCGAACTGCGCGAGGCGATGTGGGCGGCCGCCGTGCGCGGTGCCGCCGCGGTGGGCTTCGTCGGGGCCGGCACCTTCGAGTTCGTCCTGACGCCGGATCACGAGTTCTACCTGATGGAGATCAACTGCCGTCTGCAGGTGGAGCATCCGGTCACCGAGCTGGTCACCGGGGTGGACATCGTGCGCGAGCAGATCACCGTCGCCGCCGGCCTGCCGCTGTCGGTGCGTCAGGACGAGGTCCGCACCAACGGCGTGGCGCTGGAGTGCCGGGTCAACGCCGAGGACCCGGCCCGCGACTTCGCTCCCGCGCCCGGCCTGCTCACCGAGTTCGTGCCGCCCGGCGGCCCCTTCGTACGGATCGACACCCACGCCTACCCCGGCTGGCGGGTCGGTCCCGACTATGACTCGCTGCTGGCCAAGGCGGCCGTCTGGGCCCCGGACCGGGCACAGGCGATCGCCAGGATGGATCGGGTGCTGGAGGAGTTCCGGGTGTCCGGCCCCGGCGTGCGGACCACCATCGGCTTCCTGCGCAGCACGCTGGCACATCCGCTCTTCCAGACGGCGCAGCACACCACCGGGCTGGTCGCCTCGATGTCCGAGGAAGAGAACGGTCACCCGGCACAGGCCGCGGCCGTACCGGCCCCCGTAGTGCTCGGCTGA